A window from Cryptomeria japonica chromosome 1, Sugi_1.0, whole genome shotgun sequence encodes these proteins:
- the LOC131071979 gene encoding transcription termination factor MTERF4, chloroplastic isoform X2 has protein sequence MPLSYFRATKMAVRLNPHEASKATIAVLIEKNKQNLKEINSGLGRVPARTIFAQSKPKGSIAIFSCVGEVPTWAIPAQSIKKSPIEIYTSSREVHTSAISTNLNPKGPFEMYSGLGEVRSRMISAQLNQERSTEVNCILQKNPFYRNCIFANKKSFSGTVAPGSCMFYQARAISIVPQKAFVMASNLPPEYQMPTVTWGAVQGLKEKLASQSMIFDYLRSLGIVPDELEEVELPSTVDIMKERVEFLQGMGLNIKDINEYPLMLGCSVRKNLIPVLDFLYRFGIEKPDLPVLLRRYPRLLHASVVVELVPIIKYLRGLDIEKTDIPIVLRKYPEVLGFKLEGTMSTSVAYLVNIGVSPRDIGPMLTEYPQILGMRVGTIIKPFVDYLMSLGFPKQIITRMIEKRPHILGYDLDETIKPNVEHIISVGVRQEALASVIAQYPQILGLSLKPKLDSLQQFFKSNAKVGPEDFGRLLEKMPQVVILRPAELVKPVYFLKGRGFAVEDVTKMVVACPQLLVLDVESMKLSFYYYKTEIKRCLQELVEFPDYFTYSLEWRIKPRFRTISSKGIKCSLPWFLNCSDKKFEERLEDLDIEIDERGPSFSMGGALQLPGDGNDSAGEFEDSEEEMSYISTGSVNKK, from the exons ATGCCCTTATCATATTTTAGGGCTACAAAGATGGCAGTGAGGTTAAATCCTCATGAAG CATCTAAAGCAACAATAGCAGTTTTGATCGAGAAGAACAAGCAAAACCTAAAAGAGATTAACTCAGGTTTAGGAAGAGTTCCTGCAAGAACAATTTTCGCACAGTCAAAGCCCAAAGGCTCAATCGCCATATTTTCATGCGTAGGAGAAGTTCCCACATGGGCAATTCCTGCACAGTCAATCAAAAAAAGCCCGATTGAGATTTACACTAGTTCCAGGGAAGTCCACACAAGTGCAATTTCTACAAATTTAAATCCAAAAGGGCCATTTGAGATGTACTCAGGTTTAGGGGAAGTTCGATCAAGGATGATTTCTGCACAATTGAACCAAGAACGGTCAACTGAGGTTAACTGCATTCTACAAAAGAACCCTTTTTATAGAAACTGCATATTTGCAAATAAGAAATCCTTTTCCGGGACGGTTGCACCGGGATCATGTATGTTCTATCAGGCAAGGGCTATTTCAATAGTGCCTCAAAAGGCATTTGTGATGGCATCAAACTTACCTCCAGAGTATCAAATGCCTACAGTGACATGGGGTGCAGTGCAGGGGTTAAAGGAGAAGCTTGCTTCACAATCAATGATTTTTGATTACTTGAGAAGTTTGGGGATTGTGCCTGACGAGCTGGAAGAGGTGGAGCTTCCATCAACAGTTGATATTATGAAAGAAAGGGTGGAATTTCTGCAGGGAATGGGGCTCAATATCAAGGATATCAACGAATATCCGCTCATGCTGGGATGTAGTGTGAGGAAGAACTTGATCCCTGTGCTGGATTTTTTATATAGATTTGGTATTGAGAAACCGGACCTTCCAGTTTTGCTTAGAAGATACCCTCGATTGTTGCATGCTAGTGTTGTTGTAGAGCTGGTTCCCATTATTAAGTATTTAAGAGGGCTTGACATTGAGAAGACTGACATTCCAATTGTGTTGAGGAAATACCCTGAGGTTCTGGGATTCAAACTTGAGGGTACAATGAGTACTTCTGTAGCTTACTTAGTCAATATTGGAGTAAGCCCTAGGGATATTGGGCCTATGCTGACAGAATATCCTCAGATATTGGGCATGCGAGTTGGGACAATAATCAAACCATTTGTTGATTATCTTATGAGTCTGGGGTTCCCTAAACAAATCATAACTAGAATGATCGAGAAAAGACCACATATTCTTGGATATGATTTGGACGAAACAATAAAACCAAATGTAGAGCACATTATTAGTGTTGGTGTAAGGCAGGAGGCTCTTGCTTCTGTAATTGCACAGTATCCACAAATTTTGGGACTTTCTTTGAAGCCAAAATTGGACTCCCTACAGCAATTTTTCAAGTCTAATGCCAAGGTCGGTCCTGAAGATTTTGGCAGATTGTTGGAGAAAATGCCACAGGTTGTTATTCTTCGTCCAGCTGAACTTGTAAAGCCTGTATATTTTCTGAAGGGACGAGGTTTTGCGGTAGAAGATGTAACAAAAATGGTTGTTGCTTGTCCTCAGTTACTTGTCCTTGATGTGGAATCCATGAAGCTCAGTTTCTATTATTATAAGACTGAAATTAAGAGGTGTTTGCAGGAGCTTGTAGAGTTTCCAGATTACTTTACATACAGCTTGGAATGGAGAATCAAACCTCGTTTTCGAACAATATCAAGCAAGGGCATAAAATGTAGTCTACCGTGGTTTCTCAACTGTAGTGATAAAAAATTTGAAGAAAGGTTGGAGGATTTGGATATTGAAATTGATGAAAGAGGACCATCTTTCAGTATGGGTGGAGCATTGCAGTTACCTGGGGATGGAAATGATTCTGCAGGGGAATTTGAAGATAGCGAGGAAGAAATGTCATACATAAGTACAGGCTCTGTTAATAAAAAATAA
- the LOC131071979 gene encoding transcription termination factor MTERF4, chloroplastic isoform X1, giving the protein MPLSYFRATKMAVRLNPHEGNCIFAIPSSVFIVHMVKESLFKEINMKTLTKNVVSKSFHSEISMAASKATIAVLIEKNKQNLKEINSGLGRVPARTIFAQSKPKGSIAIFSCVGEVPTWAIPAQSIKKSPIEIYTSSREVHTSAISTNLNPKGPFEMYSGLGEVRSRMISAQLNQERSTEVNCILQKNPFYRNCIFANKKSFSGTVAPGSCMFYQARAISIVPQKAFVMASNLPPEYQMPTVTWGAVQGLKEKLASQSMIFDYLRSLGIVPDELEEVELPSTVDIMKERVEFLQGMGLNIKDINEYPLMLGCSVRKNLIPVLDFLYRFGIEKPDLPVLLRRYPRLLHASVVVELVPIIKYLRGLDIEKTDIPIVLRKYPEVLGFKLEGTMSTSVAYLVNIGVSPRDIGPMLTEYPQILGMRVGTIIKPFVDYLMSLGFPKQIITRMIEKRPHILGYDLDETIKPNVEHIISVGVRQEALASVIAQYPQILGLSLKPKLDSLQQFFKSNAKVGPEDFGRLLEKMPQVVILRPAELVKPVYFLKGRGFAVEDVTKMVVACPQLLVLDVESMKLSFYYYKTEIKRCLQELVEFPDYFTYSLEWRIKPRFRTISSKGIKCSLPWFLNCSDKKFEERLEDLDIEIDERGPSFSMGGALQLPGDGNDSAGEFEDSEEEMSYISTGSVNKK; this is encoded by the coding sequence ATGCCCTTATCATATTTTAGGGCTACAAAGATGGCAGTGAGGTTAAATCCTCATGAAGGTAATTGTATTTTTGCAATTCCCTCGTCGGTTTTCATTGTTCACATGGTCAAAGAGAGTTTGTTTAAAGAGATAAATATGAAAACTCTAACAAAAAACGTGGTTTCTAAAAGCTTCCATTCTGAAATTTCAATGGCAGCATCTAAAGCAACAATAGCAGTTTTGATCGAGAAGAACAAGCAAAACCTAAAAGAGATTAACTCAGGTTTAGGAAGAGTTCCTGCAAGAACAATTTTCGCACAGTCAAAGCCCAAAGGCTCAATCGCCATATTTTCATGCGTAGGAGAAGTTCCCACATGGGCAATTCCTGCACAGTCAATCAAAAAAAGCCCGATTGAGATTTACACTAGTTCCAGGGAAGTCCACACAAGTGCAATTTCTACAAATTTAAATCCAAAAGGGCCATTTGAGATGTACTCAGGTTTAGGGGAAGTTCGATCAAGGATGATTTCTGCACAATTGAACCAAGAACGGTCAACTGAGGTTAACTGCATTCTACAAAAGAACCCTTTTTATAGAAACTGCATATTTGCAAATAAGAAATCCTTTTCCGGGACGGTTGCACCGGGATCATGTATGTTCTATCAGGCAAGGGCTATTTCAATAGTGCCTCAAAAGGCATTTGTGATGGCATCAAACTTACCTCCAGAGTATCAAATGCCTACAGTGACATGGGGTGCAGTGCAGGGGTTAAAGGAGAAGCTTGCTTCACAATCAATGATTTTTGATTACTTGAGAAGTTTGGGGATTGTGCCTGACGAGCTGGAAGAGGTGGAGCTTCCATCAACAGTTGATATTATGAAAGAAAGGGTGGAATTTCTGCAGGGAATGGGGCTCAATATCAAGGATATCAACGAATATCCGCTCATGCTGGGATGTAGTGTGAGGAAGAACTTGATCCCTGTGCTGGATTTTTTATATAGATTTGGTATTGAGAAACCGGACCTTCCAGTTTTGCTTAGAAGATACCCTCGATTGTTGCATGCTAGTGTTGTTGTAGAGCTGGTTCCCATTATTAAGTATTTAAGAGGGCTTGACATTGAGAAGACTGACATTCCAATTGTGTTGAGGAAATACCCTGAGGTTCTGGGATTCAAACTTGAGGGTACAATGAGTACTTCTGTAGCTTACTTAGTCAATATTGGAGTAAGCCCTAGGGATATTGGGCCTATGCTGACAGAATATCCTCAGATATTGGGCATGCGAGTTGGGACAATAATCAAACCATTTGTTGATTATCTTATGAGTCTGGGGTTCCCTAAACAAATCATAACTAGAATGATCGAGAAAAGACCACATATTCTTGGATATGATTTGGACGAAACAATAAAACCAAATGTAGAGCACATTATTAGTGTTGGTGTAAGGCAGGAGGCTCTTGCTTCTGTAATTGCACAGTATCCACAAATTTTGGGACTTTCTTTGAAGCCAAAATTGGACTCCCTACAGCAATTTTTCAAGTCTAATGCCAAGGTCGGTCCTGAAGATTTTGGCAGATTGTTGGAGAAAATGCCACAGGTTGTTATTCTTCGTCCAGCTGAACTTGTAAAGCCTGTATATTTTCTGAAGGGACGAGGTTTTGCGGTAGAAGATGTAACAAAAATGGTTGTTGCTTGTCCTCAGTTACTTGTCCTTGATGTGGAATCCATGAAGCTCAGTTTCTATTATTATAAGACTGAAATTAAGAGGTGTTTGCAGGAGCTTGTAGAGTTTCCAGATTACTTTACATACAGCTTGGAATGGAGAATCAAACCTCGTTTTCGAACAATATCAAGCAAGGGCATAAAATGTAGTCTACCGTGGTTTCTCAACTGTAGTGATAAAAAATTTGAAGAAAGGTTGGAGGATTTGGATATTGAAATTGATGAAAGAGGACCATCTTTCAGTATGGGTGGAGCATTGCAGTTACCTGGGGATGGAAATGATTCTGCAGGGGAATTTGAAGATAGCGAGGAAGAAATGTCATACATAAGTACAGGCTCTGTTAATAAAAAATAA